One Hevea brasiliensis isolate MT/VB/25A 57/8 chromosome 5, ASM3005281v1, whole genome shotgun sequence genomic region harbors:
- the LOC110652055 gene encoding 60S acidic ribosomal protein P2-4 isoform X2 — protein MKVVAAYLLAVLGGNTSPSAEHIKDILISVDGKDITELIAAGREQSASVPSGGGIAAAAPGSGGGAAAAPAAAEAKKEEKMEEKEESDEDMGFSLFD, from the exons ATGAAGGTGGTGGCTGCATATTTACTGGCCGTGTTGGGAGGCAACACCTCCCCCTCCGCTGAGCATATCAAAGATATCCTCATTTCTG TTGATGGTAAGGATATAACAGAACTTATTGCTGCTGGTCGGGAGCAGTCGGCATCAGTGCCTTCCGGCGGTGGTATTGCCGCTGCTGCACCTGGTAGCGGTGGTGGTGCTGCCGCTGCTCCTGCTGCAGCTGAGGCAAAGAAGGAAGAAAAGATGGAGGAGAAAGAGGAGTCAGATGAG GACATGGGCTTCAGTCTGTTCGATTAA
- the LOC110652055 gene encoding 60S acidic ribosomal protein P2-4 isoform X1, which produces MKVVAAYLLAVLGGNTSPSAEHIKDILISVGADTDDDRIKFLLSEVDGKDITELIAAGREQSASVPSGGGIAAAAPGSGGGAAAAPAAAEAKKEEKMEEKEESDEDMGFSLFD; this is translated from the exons ATGAAGGTGGTGGCTGCATATTTACTGGCCGTGTTGGGAGGCAACACCTCCCCCTCCGCTGAGCATATCAAAGATATCCTCATTTCTG TTGGAGCTGATACTGATGATGATAGGATTAAATTTCTTCTTTCTGAAGTTGATGGTAAGGATATAACAGAACTTATTGCTGCTGGTCGGGAGCAGTCGGCATCAGTGCCTTCCGGCGGTGGTATTGCCGCTGCTGCACCTGGTAGCGGTGGTGGTGCTGCCGCTGCTCCTGCTGCAGCTGAGGCAAAGAAGGAAGAAAAGATGGAGGAGAAAGAGGAGTCAGATGAG GACATGGGCTTCAGTCTGTTCGATTAA